GTCTTCGCCTCGACGGCCTTCGTGATGACCGGCTCCGAGATGTGTTCGATCGACTCGAACGGCGTCATCTCGATGCTCGAGACGGTCGAGCCCGCGATCGCGTCGCGCAGGCCGGTGACGGCGGCGATGTTCCCGGCGGGAACCTTCTCGACTTCCTCGCGCTCGCCGCCCATGTAGATGCCGACGGACTGGACGCGGTTCTTGCCCGCGGTGCCCGAGACGTACAGCTCCTGGCCCTTCTCGAGGGTTCCCGAGAAGACGCGACCGGAGGCGATCTCGCCGGCGTGAGGGTCCATCCCGATGTCGGTGACCATGAAGACGACCTCGCCGGACTCGTCGACGAGACGCATCGTCTCGGCGAGTTCGGACTCGTCGTCGCCGCGCCAGATGCGCGGGATACGGCGGGGCTGGGCCTCGAGCGGGTTCGGGAAGTGCTCACAGACCATGTCGAGGACGACGTCCGACAGCGGCGTGCGCTCGTGAAGCTCCTGGCGTTTGCCGGCCTGCTCGAGTTCGATGATGTCGCCGAAGTCCATCCCGGTCGCCTGCATCGAGGGCATCGAGACGCCCCACTTGTACAGCGCCGAACCGAAGCCGACGGTACCACCCTCGACGGAGACGGTCCAGTCGTCGACGTCGTCCATGTCCTGGGTCATCCCGTCGATGAGGTCGTTGACGTCGCCGATGACCTTCAGGAGGCGCTCTTGCATCTCCTGGGGGCCCTCCTGGAGCTCGGAGATGAGGCGGTCGACCTTGTTGATGAACAGGGTCGGCTTGACGCCCTCGCGGAGCGCCTGGCGCAGGACGGTCTCGGTCTGGGGCATCGCACCCTCGACGGCGTCGACGACGACGAGCGCCCCGTCGACGGCTCGCATCGCACGCGTGACGTCGCCACCGAAGTCGACGTGGCCCGGCGTGTCGATGAGGTTGATGAGGTGGTTGGTGTCCTCGTACTCGTGGGTCATCGAAACGTTCGCCGCGTCGATGGTGATCCCACGTTCCTGCTCGTCTTCCTCCGTGTCCATCGCGAGCTGTTCGCCGGCAGTCTCGTCGGAGATCATGCCCGCGCCAGCGAGGAGGTTGTCAGAAAGGGTCGTTTTTCCGTGATCGACGTGTGCGGCGATGGCGATGTTCCGGATGTTCTCCGGTTCGTCCATCAGCCGTTCACACTCTTGGACGATCTTTTTGCGTCGGCCCATATACCCCCTACTATCGGTAGCGGGGTCAAAAGGGTAGTGTTTCGCCGCGAGACGAAATCCGGCGAGCGCCCGGTTGGACCGCCGAACACTCAATATCCAGTGAGTGACTGTCACACGGCGGTATCCAGTAGCGACAACCGTTGCAGCCCCCGTCGAGCGGACACCACCCGGCACAACCGGGCGCAAAAGCCATACCGTCTCGAACCCTGATACGGGTACACATGGATCTCCGCGTACAGGGGCCGGGGCCGACCGCGCCCTTTCTCGGGGCTCGAGACCTCTTCGAAACCGAGTACGAGCTCTCCCTGCCCGTCCACGTTCAGCTCCGGGAGGACCCCGACGAGCGAACCTGGGCCGCCCACTACGACGACCGGCACGTCCTCAACATCTCGAGGCAAGCCGCCTCGAGCGCCCTCGCTCGCGAACTCGCCCTCCACGAGTTCTCCCACATGGCCCGCCACGAGGAGAGCCACCCCTCACACGTCCAGTCGACCGAGGAGGTGCTCTACCTCGCGCTGGCCGGAAAGACCGTCGAACGCCGAAAACTGGCCCACTGCTACCAGATCGCTAACCACATGAAGGACATCTACGCCGACGACATCACCCTCGCGGTGGGTCCCGGCGAGAAACTGCTCGCGTTCCTCGAGTCCTCGCTGGCCGCCGCGGTCGCCGACCGGCCGACGGCGCCGTCGGGGCCGAACGTCACGCGCATCTCACCCGGCGCCGATCCGGAGATCACGGCCGTCAACGCCGCCTTCGCGCTCGCGCTCGCCGAGCGACACGACCTGCTCGCGGCCGATCACCGGCTGTACGACCTCGCCCACGCCGCCAGCGAGGACGCCCCTGGCGTCGACTTCGAGGGCTTTCGCGAGCGGTTTCGGGAGCTGACGCGGGAACCGGACTCGAGTTCCTACCGACAGGTGCTGGTGGACGCGACGCGGGCGTACGTAGACGCCGACGGCCGGGCGGCCGACTGAACCGATCCGCGCGAGCGGCCACCCGACACCGTCGGCGGGGTCGGTCGCCGAGGCGCCGTCCGCGACTCGAGCGCGAAGAGGGGGACCGGTCGGTAGCCGGATCGCAGAGAGCAATCGAAAAGTCGCGAACGGCGAGTCGAACCGTTAGCGGGCAGCAGCCGCGACGCGCTCTTTCTCTTCTTTCTGGCTGATCGCGTACGTCTGGACGTCGTAGTTGGCCGCGCCGATGAGCTGGTTGGCGATGGCCTCGGGGACGGAGGTCGGCGTCTTGAACGACGCGCTCTTGACGCCCTCGGCGATGAACTTAAGCGCCTGGTCGACACGCCGCTGCGGGGCGACGTCGACGGCCTTCGGGACCGAAATGCCACCGTACTTCAGGCGGACGGTCTCCTCCCGGGGGGCGGCGTTCTCGACGGCCGTGACGAGCACCTGTGCCGGGTTCTCCTCGGTGCGCTCGTGGATGAGGTCGAACGCCTCGCGGACGTGGTTCAGGTTCTGCTGTTTCTTGCCCGTGTTCTCCTCGGTCTGCATCAGCCGGTTGATGAACCGCTCGACGACCGAAACCTCGGACTTCTGGAACTGCTTGCCGGCGTGACGACCCGCGGTGTGGGCAACCGGGGTCACCGCCAGGTACCGCTCCGTCGAGGGGTCGTTGTAGGCGATCTCGGAGACGTCCCACTTGCCGAACAGCTTCGCGGTGAGGTCGCCGCCGCCGGCGGGGGCGTCGGGGTCGGGTTGGTCTTCTGCAGCCATGGTTATCGCACCGGTTTCTCCGCGTTGCCGCGAACGAGTTCGAGCAGCGCGACGCCGTTGACCTTGTCGACCTTGTAGTTGACGCCGGAGAGGTCACCCATCGCACGACCCTTCGCCCCACCGATCCCCGCGATGGTGACTTCGTCGTGCTCGTCGATGAACGAAATCGCACCGTCACCGGGACAGAAGGCGGTGACCTGCTTGCCGTTCTTGATGAGCTGGACCCGGACGCACTTCCGGATCGCCGAGTTGGGCTGTTTCGCCTCGATGCCCACCTTTTCGAGTACGATACCTCGAGCCTGCGGGGCGCCCTCGAGGGGGTCTGACTTCTCGCGGAGGCCCCGTGCGCGGCGCGCGTAGTCGGAGTCGGACCACCGCTGTTGCTGGCGGTCCTTCTTGAGCTTGCGCGCGGCGTACTTGCCGTTTGCCATGCACGTCGCTATCCGACGGAGGCACTTAAGCACCCCGTTTCGGAGTTCCGCGTTACGCCTCGAGAGCGCCGGACGGGGGGCAACGAAGGAATCTGAGGGCGTTTCGTCCCTCGAGGGTAGCTCTCGTCGAACGAGGGGACAGACGTCCTACGGCCGTCGCTCCGGACCGACGGCCGATAGCCCGGGGCGCCTCCGTCGACGGGTCGAGTACCCGTGCGCCGGTTCTTGTTAGCTATCCCGACGGTAACTACCGAAAATAACTTATGAATTGGATATAGAGGTAATGTTACTATGCGATCCAGAGGCTATGAAGCGGTCCCGATCGGTGCCGCGGACGGCCGAGAGCGACCGGACCGTCCGATCGACGGTCCGGTAAACGGCGGTGTCCGAGTATGACCGAACCCCCGGCGCCAGAGGAAGTGAGAAACCCGTCCAGATCGGCGGTGTACGGGCTCGGAACGGTCGTGTCCGTCGGGGCGATCCTGCTCTGGGTCGTCGTGCTCACCGAAGGGACCGGTGGACGGCACGGCACCTACGTCCGCGCCTTGTTCGGGCTGGTGCTCGTCGGTTTCGCTTTCACGGCGTCTCGACGAGCACTGAGTCCGGACTCGAGAGCCGAGATCGCGACCCGCCTCGCCCTGACGACCGGGGTTCTCGTCGGCGCGGTCCTGCTCTGGGCGGCGGTCGTCTCGGGCGTCAACGGTCCGCAGCCGAGGACACAGTTGGCCGTCCTCGTTCTCGGACTGGTGCTCGCCGTCTACGCCGTCGAAGAGATCCGGCGAGCCGTCGAAACCGACGCGCGGTCGACCGCCGTCGTCATGGTCGGCGTCGCAGCCGCACTGGTCGCCGCCACGTGGTACTTCTATCGAAACGCGCTCGACCTTCTCGGTCGGGGAGATGTGTCGACAGTCGGAGGCGTTTCCGCCGCGCTGGTCGTCCTCGTCGTGTGTTACGTCGTCTGGCGGGAGATCGGACCGGTACCCGTTCTGGCACTCGCCGTAACGGTCGCGTACGCGTTGCTCGGCGGGTGGTTCCCGGAACTGCTCGGCCACGGGGGGATCGGAATCGAACGGGTATTCCTGATTCTGGCCGCCGGGTTGGACGGCGTGTACGGCTTCCTGACCCAGCAGGCGGCCCTGATCATCGCGGCGCCGGTGCTCTACGTCTCGCTCGTCTACGCCTACGGCGGGTTTCGGGTGATCCGAACCGCTGCCGTTCGGGCGTCCCGGTCCCGGCGCGCGGGATACGTCGTGACGACGACGCTCTCCGCCGCGGCGATCGGTTCCGTCAGCGGCGCGTACCTCGCGAACGCGGACCTGACCGGCGGCCACACCGTCTCGAATCTGCGAGATCGCGGCGTCCCGGCGCGAATCGCCGCGGGCGTCGAGGCCGCGGCGTCGACCGCCGGACAGGTGTTGCCCGTGCCCGTCGTCCTCGCTGCCGGCGGCTTCCTCCTCGGAGAGCGACCCCCGCATCGCGAGGTAGTGCTCGCCGGCCTGGTACCGGCTGCGGTGCTGGTGGCCTGCCTGCTCGTCGGCGTGCTTCTGGTGACCAGAACGAGTGCGACACCGGAATCGACGGGCGCGACGTCGAAATTTACGACCCCGAACGAGGGAGTGCCTCGGACGCTATCCCGTGCAGGCGCGGTCGGGGAAACGATCCGCCTCGGCGCGCCGCTCTTGCTGTTCGGCTACCTGGTCGCCGACCAGCGGCCGCTGTCGTTCGCCTTCGCCGCGGCGGTCGTCGCGCTGCTGACCCTGGGGATCGCCACCCCCGTCTTCGAAGCTGTCTACCGGTCGGCGACGGGCGAATCGTGGTTCCGCGACGGGCGCGAACCCACCGCGGAGACGCAGCGGGATAGAGCCGCCGGGACGACCGTCGAGGGGGTCGGAGCGCGGCTCGAGCGAGCCGCGACGATCGCCGCCCGATTCCGTCCGACCGCGGCGCTTTCGCGGGCGCTCGAGGAGACTGTCAGCGGATTGCGAACCGGAGCGCTCGTTCTCGCGCCCCTGATAGCCGTCCTCGCCGTACTCAACGGCGTGATCGATCTGCTGCAGGCCGTGAATGTGTTCGCCACCGCGGCCGATTCGCTGGATGCGCTCGGGCAGGGCGGGCCGTTCGCGATCGTCGCGCTCGCCCTGGCGGCCTCGCTCGTGCTCGCCGCGGGCCTCCCCACGGTCGGAGCGGTCGTCGTCGGCGGACTGTTCACGAGCGTCTTGGTCGCGAGCTACGGAGCCGACCCCCTCACGGTCTTCTACGTGGCCCTCTACGCCGCGCTCGCGGCGGGCGTCGCCCCGCCGGTCGCCGCCGCGGCCGTCCGGACCGCACGGATCGCCGACGCGAACACGTGGGCGGTCTCGAAAGTCGCGACGGGGCTCCTCGCTCCCCTGTTCGTCCTTCCCTTCGCGTTCGTCGCGCATCCGGAACTCGTCTCGACGACCCTCGACCTCGCCACGCTCCGCGCGGGTTCCCTGGCGTTGCTCGGCGGGTTCGGGATGGTATACGCGTTGTGTGCATCCTTCGATGGCGTCGCTCGCTACGAGTCCCTCCGCCGGCTCGTCCTCGTCGCCGCCGGCGCCGTGGCGATCGCGCACCCGACGGTCGCGATCCAGGTCGCAGCCGGCGTCGTCGTTCTCGGGGTCAGCGGCCCGATAGTTCGAGAAGCAGGATGAAGACGGCCGCTGCTCGCCCGTCACGAGTACCCGTTCCAGGCGCGACCGGCACCGCCACGTTTCGGCTGTCGAAGTCACGAGCAGTATTGACAGAAAGGTATACTATACTACGATTGCGATTGTTCCAGGTGAAGCGAAGAGCCGTCCTCGCGGGGTGTTCGGATCCGAGTACGACGATTCGACTCGAGGCTCACTCCCCGGAGGCCGTAGGCACCCCGGTCGACGGCGGCCGGGACTGGTCCATCTCGTTCGATCTCGAGTACGAACTGACCGGTTTGAACGAGACCGATGGCCTCTACGGGGTCGGGTCGTTTCTGGTCGACAGCGACGGGAACGTCCTCGAGCGCATCGAACACGGAGATCTAGCGTGGAACGCGCTCGCCGCGGACGAACGAGAGACGACCGAATCGGAGGACGGATTCGAGTTCTATCGCGGAACGGTCCGCGAGACGGTGTCGGCGGCGACCGACCGACCGCCACGCTGGATCGTGTTCACCGCCGATCGCGCGGACGGTGCGCGGTCTAGCGTGAGGGTGTACGGCCTCGCCGTCGACGACGCGCTCGAGTTACCGTCGATAGACGGCGACTGTGAACGCGTGATCGCCGACCGTGAGGAGATCGAAATCACCGACGATGACTGGGACCAGATTAGACTCGGCCGCTATACGTCGTTCCCGCCGACCGACGAGATTCCGTCCGAAGAAACGGAGGCAGATGCTGCGAAAGCGACGACAGAAGCAACTGTCGTGAACGATACAACGAACGAGACCACAGACGGCGCATCGAACCGATCGAAGACGCGAGACGCAGTCCCGGAAGGCGGCTGTGCTTCGGACAACGAGACGACGGCCACGGACAACAAGACACCAGCGAACGCGTCGGCCGAAGACTAACGACGAATCCGCGGTCGGTAGCGGGGACGATCAAAGCAACTGTACGTCGTCGATCTCGAAGTGCCGGCGCGCGAGCGTTCGGGCGGCCTCGATCGTCCGGCCGTCGGTGCCGATAGCGACGCCGCGATCCTCGTCTGCGACCTCGACGTAGGCGACGGTGTCCTCGTTCTCGCTGATCGTGACGTTGTACACCGCCGCCGGCGCAAACGCGTTCGCGACGAACTCCTCGGCCCGTTCGGCGTGTTCGATCAGCCGAACCGGCTTCCCGACGCGCTCTTCGAACCGCTGTACGTGCTGTCCATGCGACCCGATCGCCTCGCCCATCTCCCCTCGAGCGACGACGACGAGGAGCCGGTCCCCGTCGATCACGCAGTCCCGACCGCTCGCGCCCGTGATCTCCTCGAGGGTCGCGAGGTACCGCCGGGCGTCGTCCGAGAGGGTGACGACCATCTAGTCGGCCTTCGGCGTGGTCGAGCCCATCCGGAGGTCGACGTCGCCGGTGCCGAGCTTGATCGGCTTGCCGACGATAACGTTCTCGGTGACGCCGTTGAGTTCGTCGACCTCGCCGTGGATGGC
Above is a genomic segment from Natrononativus amylolyticus containing:
- a CDS encoding DUF5781 family protein, whose amino-acid sequence is MDLRVQGPGPTAPFLGARDLFETEYELSLPVHVQLREDPDERTWAAHYDDRHVLNISRQAASSALARELALHEFSHMARHEESHPSHVQSTEEVLYLALAGKTVERRKLAHCYQIANHMKDIYADDITLAVGPGEKLLAFLESSLAAAVADRPTAPSGPNVTRISPGADPEITAVNAAFALALAERHDLLAADHRLYDLAHAASEDAPGVDFEGFRERFRELTREPDSSSYRQVLVDATRAYVDADGRAAD
- a CDS encoding elongation factor EF-2; this translates as MGRRKKIVQECERLMDEPENIRNIAIAAHVDHGKTTLSDNLLAGAGMISDETAGEQLAMDTEEDEQERGITIDAANVSMTHEYEDTNHLINLIDTPGHVDFGGDVTRAMRAVDGALVVVDAVEGAMPQTETVLRQALREGVKPTLFINKVDRLISELQEGPQEMQERLLKVIGDVNDLIDGMTQDMDDVDDWTVSVEGGTVGFGSALYKWGVSMPSMQATGMDFGDIIELEQAGKRQELHERTPLSDVVLDMVCEHFPNPLEAQPRRIPRIWRGDDESELAETMRLVDESGEVVFMVTDIGMDPHAGEIASGRVFSGTLEKGQELYVSGTAGKNRVQSVGIYMGGEREEVEKVPAGNIAAVTGLRDAIAGSTVSSIEMTPFESIEHISEPVITKAVEAKTMDDLPKLIETLRQVSKEDPTIQITINEDTGEHLISGQGELHLEVITQRIEKNQGIPVNTGEPIVVYREAVQRASDTVEGISPNRHNRFYLSAEPLSEELVEILKLGEATMDMPEQERREALQDAGMHKDDSQNVEHIHGTNILLDETKGIQHLNETMELFIEGLEEALDNGPLANEPVQGTLIRLQDAKLHEDTIHRGPAQVIPATREAVHKSLIDGHIKLLEPMQDVRIDVPNDHMGAASGEIQGRRGRVDDMYQEGDLMVVEGIAPVEEMIGFASDIRSATEGRASWNTENAGFEVMSDSLQTEEIMEIRERKGMKLELPQSINYI
- a CDS encoding TRAP transporter large permease subunit; the encoded protein is MTEPPAPEEVRNPSRSAVYGLGTVVSVGAILLWVVVLTEGTGGRHGTYVRALFGLVLVGFAFTASRRALSPDSRAEIATRLALTTGVLVGAVLLWAAVVSGVNGPQPRTQLAVLVLGLVLAVYAVEEIRRAVETDARSTAVVMVGVAAALVAATWYFYRNALDLLGRGDVSTVGGVSAALVVLVVCYVVWREIGPVPVLALAVTVAYALLGGWFPELLGHGGIGIERVFLILAAGLDGVYGFLTQQAALIIAAPVLYVSLVYAYGGFRVIRTAAVRASRSRRAGYVVTTTLSAAAIGSVSGAYLANADLTGGHTVSNLRDRGVPARIAAGVEAAASTAGQVLPVPVVLAAGGFLLGERPPHREVVLAGLVPAAVLVACLLVGVLLVTRTSATPESTGATSKFTTPNEGVPRTLSRAGAVGETIRLGAPLLLFGYLVADQRPLSFAFAAAVVALLTLGIATPVFEAVYRSATGESWFRDGREPTAETQRDRAAGTTVEGVGARLERAATIAARFRPTAALSRALEETVSGLRTGALVLAPLIAVLAVLNGVIDLLQAVNVFATAADSLDALGQGGPFAIVALALAASLVLAAGLPTVGAVVVGGLFTSVLVASYGADPLTVFYVALYAALAAGVAPPVAAAAVRTARIADANTWAVSKVATGLLAPLFVLPFAFVAHPELVSTTLDLATLRAGSLALLGGFGMVYALCASFDGVARYESLRRLVLVAAGAVAIAHPTVAIQVAAGVVVLGVSGPIVREAG
- a CDS encoding 30S ribosomal protein S12 — encoded protein: MANGKYAARKLKKDRQQQRWSDSDYARRARGLREKSDPLEGAPQARGIVLEKVGIEAKQPNSAIRKCVRVQLIKNGKQVTAFCPGDGAISFIDEHDEVTIAGIGGAKGRAMGDLSGVNYKVDKVNGVALLELVRGNAEKPVR
- a CDS encoding 30S ribosomal protein S7; the protein is MAAEDQPDPDAPAGGGDLTAKLFGKWDVSEIAYNDPSTERYLAVTPVAHTAGRHAGKQFQKSEVSVVERFINRLMQTEENTGKKQQNLNHVREAFDLIHERTEENPAQVLVTAVENAAPREETVRLKYGGISVPKAVDVAPQRRVDQALKFIAEGVKSASFKTPTSVPEAIANQLIGAANYDVQTYAISQKEEKERVAAAAR
- a CDS encoding NusA-like transcription termination signal-binding factor; this encodes MVVTLSDDARRYLATLEEITGASGRDCVIDGDRLLVVVARGEMGEAIGSHGQHVQRFEERVGKPVRLIEHAERAEEFVANAFAPAAVYNVTISENEDTVAYVEVADEDRGVAIGTDGRTIEAARTLARRHFEIDDVQLL